A stretch of the Jeotgalibacillus haloalkalitolerans genome encodes the following:
- a CDS encoding GvpL/GvpF family gas vesicle protein, whose translation MGELLYLYACVPSKEMTTLPDLTGFDGEGKLHTIQSGSITAVICELDSEAYHEDVLKDKVENDMQWLQEKAFHHHETVLALSKLYTVIPLKFSTIYKSEDSLKRTLTENESRMNDIFDLLDGNEEWNLKIYCDDQTLKEQVSKSNPVIEKKREEISQLSKGKQFFELKKLDKLVETELEQEKNRVSEQVHEELKKLVLQGNVKRTWSSEVTGADKKMTWNSVYLISKEDVESFLEKVQSYDQEMQETGWQLEASGPWPAYHFSSFQT comes from the coding sequence ATGGGGGAATTGCTTTATCTATATGCATGTGTTCCATCGAAAGAAATGACCACACTTCCTGACCTGACAGGGTTTGACGGTGAAGGGAAGTTGCACACGATTCAATCCGGCTCAATTACTGCAGTGATCTGTGAGCTTGATTCAGAGGCCTATCATGAAGACGTGCTGAAGGACAAGGTTGAAAATGATATGCAGTGGCTTCAGGAGAAAGCGTTTCATCATCATGAAACAGTACTCGCGCTTTCAAAGCTGTATACAGTCATTCCATTAAAGTTCAGCACAATCTATAAAAGTGAGGACAGTCTAAAACGGACACTGACTGAAAATGAGTCCAGAATGAATGACATTTTTGACCTGCTGGACGGCAATGAAGAATGGAATCTTAAAATCTATTGTGATGATCAAACGTTAAAAGAGCAGGTCAGCAAAAGTAATCCGGTAATTGAAAAAAAGCGTGAGGAGATCAGCCAGCTTTCTAAAGGAAAGCAGTTCTTTGAGCTGAAAAAACTCGACAAGCTCGTTGAAACTGAGCTCGAGCAGGAGAAAAACCGGGTCAGTGAGCAGGTGCACGAAGAATTGAAAAAGCTTGTACTTCAAGGGAATGTAAAGCGTACCTGGAGCAGTGAGGTGACAGGTGCCGATAAAAAAATGACCTGGAACAGCGTGTACTTAATTTCGAAAGAGGATGTCGAAAGCTTTCTTGAGAAAGTACAGTCATATGATCAGGAAATGCAGGAAACAGGATGGCAGCTTGAAGCGTCAGGACCGTGGCCAGCTTACCATTTTTCAAGTTTCCAAACGTGA
- a CDS encoding GNAT family N-acetyltransferase, whose product MNPEHIKECTTIEELMTAFPVMKQLRTHLDEAAYLSLIEEAREKDSYRLFALYEGSEIVAVAGFKPMITLYYGRFVWVCDLVTDQTKRSYGYGEKLLNFVHSWAAEAGYERVALSSGLQRTDAHRFYESKMGYDKVSYVFKKEL is encoded by the coding sequence ATGAACCCGGAGCATATTAAAGAATGTACAACAATTGAAGAATTGATGACTGCTTTTCCAGTAATGAAGCAGCTGCGTACGCATTTGGATGAGGCTGCCTATCTGTCGCTGATTGAAGAAGCACGGGAAAAAGACAGCTACAGACTTTTCGCGCTTTATGAGGGTAGTGAAATCGTGGCTGTGGCAGGATTTAAGCCCATGATTACCTTATACTATGGACGGTTTGTGTGGGTGTGTGATCTTGTCACAGATCAGACGAAACGATCATATGGCTATGGTGAAAAGCTGTTGAATTTCGTACATAGCTGGGCAGCAGAAGCAGGCTATGAGCGCGTTGCCTTATCTTCAGGACTTCAGCGTACCGATGCACACCGGTTTTATGAATCTAAAATGGGCTATGACAAAGTCAGCTACGTATTTAAAAAAGAATTATAG
- a CDS encoding GNAT family N-acetyltransferase — MEILMIIFGTTISFVILFLVIRSAVTEGINRSVLGKGLIQDNTADTQKAQQHFSMMRGGRVITYQKATEASYNEILSLLKHCAGILKSEGIPQWSYLLSGGEDAEIRKDILAGNTYAVYEKDELIGTFTLRRGPDSWDEHIWKERIDQDGLYLHRLAVYPQIRKEGIGSACLSWIEENFEGEVLMLDCVEANGELNRFYQKRGFESAGTFDGHNRYWKRL; from the coding sequence ATGGAGATCCTGATGATCATTTTCGGCACCACTATATCTTTCGTTATATTATTTCTGGTGATTCGCAGCGCTGTAACAGAAGGCATTAACCGATCAGTACTTGGAAAGGGACTGATTCAGGACAATACCGCTGACACACAAAAAGCCCAGCAGCATTTTTCTATGATGAGAGGCGGCAGGGTGATTACTTATCAAAAAGCAACAGAAGCAAGTTATAATGAGATACTCTCTTTACTGAAGCATTGTGCCGGTATACTGAAAAGTGAGGGCATTCCCCAGTGGAGTTACCTGTTATCCGGTGGTGAAGACGCTGAGATCAGAAAAGATATATTAGCAGGAAATACATATGCGGTTTATGAAAAAGATGAGTTAATTGGTACATTCACGCTGAGAAGAGGACCTGATTCCTGGGATGAACATATCTGGAAGGAGCGGATTGATCAGGATGGACTGTATCTTCACAGGCTGGCTGTGTATCCGCAGATCAGAAAAGAAGGGATCGGCAGCGCATGCCTGTCCTGGATTGAAGAAAACTTTGAAGGCGAGGTTCTGATGCTGGACTGCGTGGAAGCAAATGGAGAACTGAACCGTTTTTATCAGAAACGCGGCTTTGAATCAGCAGGCACGTTTGACGGACATAATCGTTATTGGAAAAGGCTTTAA
- a CDS encoding DUF4190 domain-containing protein → MTQTNTQSIVSLTLGILSLMVPFLGIILGIAGIITANISMKQIAISEENGKGFAISGLICSIVGLIIQLFTILAWIFFFGLAFLTG, encoded by the coding sequence ATGACACAGACAAATACACAATCAATTGTTTCACTCACGCTCGGCATATTATCACTGATGGTCCCGTTTCTCGGAATTATCCTTGGAATAGCAGGTATTATCACTGCGAATATCTCCATGAAGCAGATTGCCATCAGTGAGGAAAATGGAAAAGGATTTGCTATCTCAGGCCTGATCTGCAGCATCGTTGGACTAATTATCCAGCTGTTCACCATTCTGGCATGGATCTTTTTCTTCGGTCTTGCATTTTTGACAGGGTGA
- the gvpA gene encoding gas vesicle structural protein GvpA, whose translation MAIQKSTDSSSLAEVIDRILDKGIVIDAFVRVSVVGIEILTVEARIVIASVDTWLRYAEAVGLLRDDVQEEGRFLSGNRERSEAGFSL comes from the coding sequence ATGGCCATTCAAAAAAGTACAGACAGTTCAAGCTTAGCAGAGGTTATCGACCGTATTTTAGATAAAGGAATTGTGATTGATGCATTTGTCCGCGTTTCAGTTGTGGGAATTGAAATTCTGACAGTTGAAGCTCGTATTGTCATTGCGAGTGTGGATACATGGTTGCGTTATGCAGAAGCGGTTGGCCTGTTACGTGACGATGTACAAGAGGAAGGCAGATTCCTTTCGGGTAACAGGGAGCGGAGCGAAGCAGGATTCAGTCTATAA
- a CDS encoding sigma-70 family RNA polymerase sigma factor codes for MNSKGRDQLLSELMKAHGDELVRLAFTYVKSEETAKDMVQNTFMKCYQHLDSFRGESAYRTWLFRITINECKDYLKSWHYKKTVAAEKVKEISTFASAEKAAIRHEQQREVNIALLALPTGYREVLDLYYFRDFKIEEIAELIGEKQNTVKTRLKRGREKLKVMLEEAERIERA; via the coding sequence ATGAATTCAAAGGGGAGAGATCAGCTGCTTTCTGAGCTAATGAAAGCGCACGGTGATGAGCTGGTGCGGCTTGCTTTTACATATGTAAAGAGTGAGGAAACGGCAAAAGATATGGTACAGAACACATTTATGAAATGCTATCAGCACTTGGACTCGTTCAGGGGTGAGTCAGCTTACCGCACCTGGTTATTTCGTATTACGATTAACGAGTGCAAGGACTATTTGAAAAGCTGGCACTATAAAAAGACGGTTGCAGCTGAAAAAGTAAAAGAGATCAGCACTTTTGCATCTGCAGAAAAAGCGGCGATCCGTCACGAACAGCAACGCGAAGTGAATATAGCTTTACTTGCGTTACCGACAGGATACAGAGAAGTACTCGATTTGTATTACTTCCGTGACTTTAAAATTGAAGAGATTGCAGAACTGATCGGTGAAAAGCAGAATACAGTAAAGACCAGACTCAAACGCGGCAGGGAAAAGCTTAAGGTTATGCTTGAGGAGGCTGAGCGAATTGAGAGAGCGTAA
- a CDS encoding alanyl-tRNA editing protein produces the protein MKLFYENVNLQTFQATKLDEGTDEQGRRYIVLDQTAFYPTGGGQPHDTGLLNQARVYDVEEVDGTVRHYIEGTDPLLETVHGEIDWNRRFDHMQQHAGQHILSAAFENNFDLKTVSFHLGEEVCSIDLETEGVSSELLAAAEDQANELVLDNRPIETKWVSKEELAQYPLRKEVAVSDDIRLVIIPEADYNGCGGTHPTSTGQVGTIKILHTEKQRGHTRVYFVCGKRVNNQLGEKNEVIQALTAKMSAPQEKLKDAADRLLDQNRQLEKTVDELKDQLLSFEAKQYTEDVVKEIFTDRPVSELQKLAKMIVNEEKTVLFVNETDDKLQLVCGRGANVEVNMNQLVKSVLPLINGRGGGKPDFAQGGGEKLVSAAELLEACAAELL, from the coding sequence GTGAAGTTATTTTATGAAAATGTAAATCTACAAACCTTTCAGGCGACAAAATTGGATGAGGGAACAGATGAACAGGGGCGGCGCTATATTGTGCTGGATCAAACCGCTTTTTACCCGACAGGCGGAGGACAGCCTCATGACACGGGTCTACTGAATCAGGCGCGCGTCTATGATGTGGAAGAGGTGGACGGGACAGTCAGACATTATATAGAAGGAACAGATCCGTTACTTGAAACCGTGCATGGTGAAATTGACTGGAACCGCCGTTTTGACCATATGCAGCAGCATGCAGGACAGCATATCCTGTCTGCAGCTTTTGAAAATAACTTTGACTTAAAGACCGTCAGCTTTCATTTAGGAGAAGAGGTCTGCTCAATTGATCTGGAGACGGAGGGTGTCAGCAGTGAATTGCTTGCGGCTGCAGAGGATCAGGCAAATGAGCTGGTACTTGATAACAGACCGATTGAGACAAAATGGGTGAGTAAAGAAGAACTCGCACAGTATCCGCTCAGAAAAGAAGTAGCTGTCTCTGACGATATCAGACTCGTGATCATTCCTGAAGCGGATTATAACGGCTGCGGCGGAACGCATCCAACCTCTACAGGCCAGGTGGGTACAATCAAAATTCTTCACACTGAAAAGCAGCGCGGGCACACGAGGGTTTATTTTGTCTGCGGGAAGAGAGTGAACAACCAGCTTGGTGAAAAGAATGAAGTGATCCAGGCACTCACTGCTAAAATGAGCGCTCCTCAGGAAAAGCTCAAGGATGCTGCAGACCGGCTTCTTGATCAGAACCGTCAGCTTGAAAAGACAGTAGATGAGCTTAAAGATCAGCTGCTTTCATTCGAGGCGAAACAGTATACAGAAGATGTAGTCAAAGAAATCTTCACTGACCGCCCGGTTTCAGAACTTCAGAAGCTTGCTAAGATGATCGTTAATGAAGAGAAAACCGTTCTTTTTGTAAATGAAACAGATGACAAACTTCAGCTCGTTTGCGGAAGGGGCGCTAACGTGGAAGTGAATATGAATCAGCTTGTTAAATCTGTCCTGCCGCTGATCAACGGCAGAGGAGGCGGCAAGCCGGACTTTGCTCAGGGTGGTGGAGAAAAGCTGGTGTCAGCAGCTGAACTTTTAGAAGCATGTGCAGCGGAATTACTATAA
- a CDS encoding gas vesicle protein, producing MSLREDIENKEIALIDILDVILDKGVAIKADLIISIAGIDLVYLDLRLLVASVESLVQAQAEGKTVTSAQFDMQKEALLDATGQPDKRKDQP from the coding sequence ATGTCACTTAGAGAAGATATAGAAAATAAAGAAATTGCACTGATCGATATTCTGGACGTCATTCTTGATAAAGGTGTGGCAATTAAAGCGGATCTCATCATTTCCATTGCCGGCATTGACCTTGTCTACCTTGATCTGAGGCTGCTCGTCGCATCAGTAGAATCACTCGTTCAGGCACAGGCTGAAGGTAAAACAGTTACATCAGCGCAATTCGATATGCAAAAGGAGGCGCTTTTGGATGCAACAGGTCAACCCGACAAGCGGAAAGATCAACCTTGA
- a CDS encoding alpha/beta hydrolase, translating to MKAVNWQQLFDQQESHTVTGDVRIVKDMKVPQLNTTKNIWVYLPPGYNESEKRYPVLYMHDAQNVFDQATSTGEEWGVDESLEALSRQNESYEVIVVAVDHGEDERSNEYNVYVNDQHQFGGKGEQYLAFLTETLKPWIDQEFRTLPGPGDTMIGGSSFGAYISLYAGLIYPHTFGKVMAFSLMVWQDNHTLKKLIKNGDHASLQKVFINIGDTEDKSRRGSKLLLEDAKNISEAFIDSGFPEERLRFDIVKDGRHHESTWRKEFPDAFQWLMKS from the coding sequence ATGAAAGCAGTAAATTGGCAGCAGCTATTTGATCAGCAAGAATCACATACAGTTACTGGGGATGTCCGCATTGTAAAGGATATGAAGGTTCCTCAGCTGAATACGACTAAAAACATCTGGGTTTATCTACCACCAGGATATAATGAAAGTGAAAAGCGATACCCTGTTCTTTATATGCATGACGCGCAGAATGTCTTTGACCAGGCAACTTCCACAGGTGAAGAATGGGGCGTGGACGAATCACTTGAAGCGTTGAGTAGGCAAAATGAATCATACGAGGTAATCGTTGTAGCGGTCGATCACGGGGAAGATGAACGCAGCAATGAATATAATGTCTATGTAAATGATCAACACCAGTTTGGCGGAAAAGGTGAGCAGTATCTCGCTTTTCTAACTGAAACGCTGAAGCCATGGATTGATCAGGAATTCAGAACACTTCCCGGTCCCGGAGATACAATGATCGGCGGAAGCTCATTTGGTGCATATATTTCTCTGTACGCAGGCCTTATATATCCTCATACATTCGGAAAAGTCATGGCCTTTTCCCTGATGGTCTGGCAGGACAACCATACGTTAAAAAAACTGATTAAGAACGGGGATCACGCCTCTTTACAAAAAGTATTCATTAATATTGGTGACACAGAAGACAAAAGCAGGCGCGGTTCAAAGCTTTTATTAGAGGATGCGAAAAATATATCTGAGGCATTTATAGACAGTGGATTCCCGGAAGAAAGGCTCCGGTTTGACATTGTGAAGGACGGAAGGCATCATGAATCTACGTGGAGAAAGGAATTTCCCGACGCTTTTCAATGGTTGATGAAGTCTTAA
- the gvpO gene encoding gas vesicle protein GvpO has translation MEIKKIMKNTSDFFDEHVAPVHKITAVEQTENEGWKLVVEVIEEKEYMKRYAKDEMVGVYDVYLNKSAEIISFVRREIRYRSAVNIEQ, from the coding sequence ATGGAAATCAAAAAAATCATGAAAAATACTTCAGACTTTTTCGATGAGCATGTAGCACCTGTTCACAAGATTACAGCAGTTGAACAGACAGAGAATGAAGGCTGGAAGCTGGTCGTAGAAGTCATTGAGGAAAAGGAATATATGAAGCGTTATGCAAAGGATGAAATGGTTGGCGTGTATGATGTGTATCTCAATAAAAGCGCTGAAATCATTTCCTTTGTCAGACGGGAAATCCGTTACAGAAGCGCAGTGAATATTGAACAGTAA
- a CDS encoding LCP family glycopolymer transferase: protein MRERKWIGKDHQLRFTERDQSKVFEKIHSDGAYKKKNRNLTRVFPAVAAILFLMIGGILVIPMMTDQEKMPANVPDDAVPLPADQEDSIEDTLTLLTLVGSDEAERRIEYGVVTIYNPASRSMKMTTIPRDTLMTIFINNEGETTEDKFTHSAAYNGIEGAAESVESLVRIEVDETVWLDELTVNKLLAGAGLDGEMPTYYPNDEQTPIVREEKRLEVLKAYFAHAGSDMSLPDIQEEFDVSPDAAKIIKANEKIMTVNLMEEAQTDQIDGIYYEVINDESMTQFRKSLKRHLLSDEGIFTFTNFDIEDPIEDQRTYFLMVSAEWTGHQPAFIESVEITDREGNPLNEEGLTWSMYVTPENDKFGLFEDYQGELIGIEGSEIDELTEVALKFETDHLVSNDDRRLKITYSFEGESREQLVEWDTLSRLNTTVDETDSSLSEETTIDIAKSQWKYELKVNGTAIPENGTMAVSKSEVDVLLTEQRPVSDMIPEDTMMKGKISEEFYEHIESISSEPDDVSVTDGTTVTGYQLYFDMNENDKIELKISSELQERLGLESSSVIILKNES from the coding sequence TTGAGAGAGCGTAAATGGATTGGGAAAGATCATCAATTAAGGTTTACAGAGAGGGATCAGAGTAAGGTTTTTGAGAAGATTCATAGTGATGGCGCATATAAAAAGAAAAATCGTAATCTAACCAGGGTATTTCCTGCAGTTGCAGCTATTCTTTTTCTGATGATAGGGGGTATATTGGTTATTCCGATGATGACAGATCAGGAAAAGATGCCTGCTAATGTTCCTGATGATGCAGTGCCGCTTCCAGCTGATCAAGAAGACAGTATTGAGGATACGCTGACGCTTCTCACTCTTGTAGGCAGTGATGAGGCAGAGAGAAGAATTGAGTACGGGGTTGTCACCATTTATAACCCGGCTTCACGAAGTATGAAAATGACGACAATTCCAAGGGACACACTGATGACAATCTTTATTAATAATGAGGGAGAAACAACAGAGGACAAGTTCACTCATTCAGCTGCTTATAACGGAATTGAAGGAGCCGCTGAATCTGTGGAATCACTAGTACGAATCGAAGTCGATGAAACTGTCTGGCTCGATGAATTAACCGTCAATAAACTTCTTGCCGGAGCGGGGTTAGATGGAGAAATGCCCACGTATTACCCTAATGATGAACAGACACCGATCGTCAGGGAGGAAAAACGTCTTGAAGTGTTGAAGGCATATTTCGCACATGCAGGCAGTGATATGAGCTTACCAGATATTCAAGAGGAATTTGATGTGTCACCTGATGCTGCAAAAATTATAAAGGCCAATGAAAAGATTATGACAGTCAATCTGATGGAGGAAGCACAAACAGACCAGATTGATGGTATCTATTATGAAGTCATAAATGATGAGTCTATGACACAATTCAGAAAGTCATTGAAAAGACATTTACTGAGTGATGAGGGGATTTTTACTTTTACAAACTTTGATATTGAAGACCCAATTGAAGATCAACGTACTTATTTTTTGATGGTTTCTGCAGAATGGACCGGGCATCAGCCTGCATTTATCGAATCAGTTGAGATTACAGACCGTGAAGGAAATCCTTTGAATGAAGAGGGTCTGACCTGGTCTATGTATGTCACTCCGGAAAACGATAAATTTGGGTTGTTTGAGGATTATCAGGGAGAACTGATTGGAATAGAAGGGTCTGAAATTGATGAATTAACAGAGGTTGCACTGAAGTTTGAAACAGATCATCTTGTTTCAAACGATGATCGCAGGCTGAAAATCACTTACTCTTTTGAAGGTGAGTCCCGTGAGCAACTAGTTGAATGGGATACGCTGAGCCGGTTGAATACGACAGTTGATGAAACTGATTCAAGCTTATCAGAAGAAACAACGATTGATATCGCAAAATCCCAGTGGAAGTATGAGTTAAAAGTGAATGGAACCGCCATACCTGAAAATGGAACAATGGCTGTTTCTAAATCTGAAGTTGATGTTTTACTGACGGAGCAGCGCCCTGTCTCAGATATGATACCTGAAGACACGATGATGAAAGGTAAGATCAGTGAAGAGTTTTATGAACATATTGAAAGTATCTCATCAGAACCTGATGATGTGTCTGTTACAGACGGAACAACTGTTACCGGTTATCAACTATATTTTGATATGAACGAAAATGATAAAATTGAACTGAAGATTTCATCGGAACTGCAGGAAAGATTGGGGCTTGAGAGTAGTAGTGTGATTATTTTGAAGAACGAATCATAA
- the gvpQ gene encoding gas vesicle protein GvpQ translates to MSIKSKIAGKVVEKAKDNMVENMQDKAEDASEELSDAKNENADKVHSKAESAKDKAQNALLSVKDKLGDATEKGEELQEKVSGNKKRKKVKGINDIKGISNLKSYRDVKSSNDVKSSYDIKHYSDIEED, encoded by the coding sequence TTGTCTATTAAAAGCAAGATTGCAGGGAAAGTCGTCGAGAAAGCAAAGGACAATATGGTTGAAAATATGCAGGACAAAGCAGAGGATGCCTCAGAAGAACTGAGTGACGCGAAAAATGAAAACGCTGATAAAGTTCACAGCAAAGCTGAATCTGCGAAAGACAAGGCACAGAATGCCCTCTTGTCAGTAAAAGATAAGCTGGGTGACGCCACTGAAAAAGGCGAAGAGCTTCAGGAAAAAGTATCAGGTAATAAAAAACGTAAAAAAGTCAAAGGGATTAATGATATTAAAGGTATCAGCAATCTGAAAAGTTACCGTGATGTAAAAAGCTCCAATGATGTTAAAAGTTCTTACGACATTAAACATTATTCGGATATTGAAGAAGATTAG
- a CDS encoding GvpL/GvpF family gas vesicle protein: MSETGTYIFCGIQSEKPLEGLSVELEGETRELYTIHYKDAAMVAAKAPMKIYHPKKDNLMMHQKVVSQVMEHYDTVIPVSFGNVFKTDDDVAVLLENLYPQFSKLFPEIKGKIEVGLKAIGKQNWLEQQARENPEISKAQKSAAGKSEAAAYYDRIKLGGAAQNLFKSLQKEMEREMFEPLNEIAVASKKNDPISEKMLLNAAFLIDRDQEKAFDQKVNEIHDKWQDRLDFSYSGPWAAYNFVNIKLTVEDG, translated from the coding sequence ATGAGTGAGACAGGTACTTATATATTTTGCGGGATTCAGTCGGAAAAGCCGCTTGAAGGGCTTTCAGTAGAGCTTGAAGGTGAGACGCGTGAGCTGTATACCATTCATTATAAAGATGCAGCCATGGTAGCGGCTAAAGCACCGATGAAAATTTATCATCCGAAAAAAGACAATCTGATGATGCACCAGAAAGTTGTATCACAGGTGATGGAGCACTATGACACGGTCATTCCGGTCAGCTTTGGGAACGTTTTTAAAACGGATGATGACGTTGCTGTATTGCTTGAGAACCTGTATCCGCAATTCAGCAAACTTTTTCCGGAGATCAAAGGAAAGATTGAAGTCGGCTTAAAAGCGATCGGCAAACAGAACTGGCTTGAACAGCAGGCCCGTGAAAATCCTGAGATCAGTAAAGCGCAGAAGTCAGCAGCAGGTAAATCTGAAGCAGCCGCTTATTATGACCGGATCAAACTTGGCGGAGCCGCCCAGAATCTCTTTAAATCCCTTCAAAAAGAGATGGAAAGAGAAATGTTTGAACCGCTCAACGAGATTGCAGTGGCGTCAAAAAAGAACGACCCTATCAGTGAAAAAATGCTGTTAAATGCAGCTTTTCTAATTGATCGTGATCAGGAAAAAGCATTCGATCAGAAGGTCAATGAGATCCATGACAAGTGGCAGGACAGACTCGACTTCAGCTACAGCGGACCATGGGCAGCTTATAATTTCGTCAACATCAAATTAACAGTGGAGGACGGCTGA
- the gvpJ gene encoding gas vesicle protein GvpJ, with translation MAIQKSTDSSSLAEVIDRILDKGIVIDAFVRVSLVGIEILTVEARIVIASVDTWLRYAEAVGLLRDDVQEAGLTSRDGQTQYSY, from the coding sequence ATGGCGATACAAAAAAGTACGGACAGTTCGAGTCTGGCAGAAGTCATTGACCGGATTCTTGATAAAGGAATTGTCATTGATGCATTTGTCAGAGTGTCGCTCGTAGGAATTGAAATTCTGACGGTTGAAGCACGTATTGTCATTGCGAGTGTTGATACGTGGCTGCGTTATGCAGAAGCGGTCGGCTTGCTGCGTGATGATGTACAGGAAGCAGGTCTGACGTCCAGAGATGGTCAGACACAATACAGTTACTAA
- a CDS encoding CBS domain-containing protein, with protein sequence MDSANSRAFLRDFNEIESYLKTKHNKGDYMSFQALLDKAAQRNDRIVKRYISDLKEIAELRNAIVHTYTNEVLAEPTPYVVNLIQEIRSKLVVPPTVERFIKEVVTLHEDSSLKQVLHNMNEKAYSQFPLVDKHNLVTSLVTDSGIANWLAAHLDQDHVSIKNVQVKDLQPYDKKKKSYRFIRQDASMYEAQDRFSQAAERGEKLVTLIITENGASNKPILGIITPWDVMETKEKGNSTP encoded by the coding sequence ATGGACTCTGCCAATTCCCGCGCTTTTTTGCGTGATTTTAATGAGATTGAGAGCTATCTGAAGACGAAGCACAATAAAGGTGATTATATGAGTTTTCAGGCGCTCCTTGATAAAGCTGCGCAGCGGAATGACCGGATTGTGAAGCGTTATATCAGTGACCTGAAGGAAATCGCTGAGCTGCGAAATGCGATTGTACATACGTATACGAATGAGGTGCTGGCTGAGCCGACACCTTATGTGGTGAATTTGATTCAAGAGATCAGAAGCAAGCTTGTGGTACCACCTACCGTGGAGCGTTTTATTAAAGAAGTCGTCACGCTGCATGAGGATTCTTCCCTCAAACAGGTGCTTCACAACATGAATGAAAAGGCGTATTCACAATTTCCGCTCGTGGATAAACACAACCTGGTTACGTCACTTGTGACTGACAGCGGAATCGCAAACTGGCTGGCGGCTCATCTGGATCAGGATCACGTGTCGATTAAAAATGTACAGGTGAAGGACCTTCAGCCTTACGATAAAAAGAAGAAGAGCTACCGTTTTATTCGGCAGGATGCCAGCATGTATGAAGCACAGGACCGTTTTTCGCAGGCAGCTGAACGCGGGGAAAAGCTGGTAACGCTCATCATCACTGAAAATGGCGCGAGTAACAAACCGATCCTTGGTATCATCACACCTTGGGACGTCATGGAAACCAAAGAGAAAGGAAACAGTACACCGTGA
- a CDS encoding gas vesicle protein GvpP, translated as MAEKDKEKEVKKTQDENSESSEHSSVNLALLGGIVGAGIGLLSNSEANKRIMKRLGESEMIRLAGAEFKKTATDLLREQALNSFKDVAKGTSESVSSAKDESNDELEDIKNENKQLNDRLDRIEEMLGQLAESKSSTQKKTASGSKSSSTNSRKS; from the coding sequence ATGGCTGAGAAGGATAAAGAAAAAGAAGTGAAAAAAACACAGGATGAGAATTCGGAATCATCTGAACATTCATCAGTTAATCTCGCATTACTGGGCGGGATTGTCGGAGCGGGAATTGGCCTGCTGTCCAATTCTGAAGCAAATAAGAGAATAATGAAGCGGCTTGGTGAATCTGAAATGATCAGACTCGCAGGCGCTGAATTTAAAAAGACTGCAACGGACCTGTTAAGAGAACAGGCGCTCAACAGTTTTAAGGATGTTGCAAAAGGCACTTCAGAATCAGTCAGCTCAGCGAAAGATGAATCGAATGATGAGCTTGAGGACATCAAAAATGAAAATAAGCAATTAAACGACCGTCTTGACCGGATTGAAGAAATGCTTGGTCAATTAGCTGAATCGAAAAGTTCAACACAGAAAAAGACCGCCTCAGGATCCAAGAGCAGCTCAACAAACTCCAGAAAGAGCTGA
- a CDS encoding gas vesicle protein GvpG — MIHKLVTAPINMVIKIGEKVKEEADKELYDLNTIQQKLIQLQMMYELEEIPEEVYQEKEEELLIRYEIAKQREMEQWERMTEKKEG, encoded by the coding sequence GTGATTCATAAACTGGTGACGGCACCGATCAATATGGTCATTAAAATCGGTGAAAAAGTAAAAGAAGAAGCAGATAAAGAACTGTACGATCTAAATACAATCCAGCAAAAGCTGATCCAGCTTCAAATGATGTATGAGCTTGAAGAAATTCCTGAAGAAGTCTATCAGGAAAAGGAAGAAGAGCTTCTCATCCGCTACGAAATCGCAAAACAGCGTGAAATGGAACAGTGGGAGCGTATGACTGAAAAGAAAGAAGGGTGA